The window TCTGTCTTTATCCGCTTCTTCATACCACTGATGAACCAGTTCAATGAAACCTCACCTCCAGTTCAGATATCCAGATGCCAAAGCTTTCCCATACAAAAAAGAAATCGGTGAAAATATTTCCATTTTTCAGGGCATATCTAAAATTTCTCATATTAAGATAAGATGGCGATGACATCTGTATATCCATTATCCTGCCCCCATCTATTTTCACGTAATAAAAGAGGTCCCCGGCAGGCGATTCTATTCTGGCAGTGCCCTCTCCATACCCATTTAATTCCATTTTATTTCTTCTGTAAGTTTTTTTAATATCATATGACTCTATTATATTTATGGACTCAAATATTTCACCTGCCCGGACAAGGAATCTGGAAAACGTATCGCCAGCACTTTCCATTACAGTATTATACTTTCCATAATCAAGGGATCTGGAATCCAGCCTTGCATCATACCTGTAATTTGCTGCACGTGCAGCCGGCCCAGTAGACACAGGATCAGACACAACTCCGTTTTCCTGTAGCCTGTCCAGGAATATTTTAGATGAAAGCAGTCCATCATAAATGGACCTAAACTGTTTCTCAACAGAATTGAGTACTATTCTGGAAAAGTCACCATCAATAGAATTTATGCCATTTACGGAAAAATAATATCTGTGCCCGAAAGCACGGGAAATTATTCTGGCAACCTCCTCCCTAAGAAGCAATAGCTGTTTTTCCGGAACAACAAACCCAGCAGATTCACACAACCCTTTTATTACATCAATATTGGACCGTATCCTTTCCAGTTCAATTTCTACAATTCTTGCATTATTTAAATCACTGTTATCCATGTTCAAGGCATCCTCCACTGCCAGTGTATAGGCTATGCTGTGTGACGCTGAGTGAAATCCGTTGATTCTTTCTACCTTCAGTAGTGAGTCAGAAATATTATCCCCTATTATGCTAATATTTCTTCTTTTAAATTCGGAATTTATGATAACATCCCTTATAGATTCACCAGGCGTAAGTATGCTGAAATTTACAGATTCCCTGAGCCCACCTGCTGAAGGTCCATAATTGAAATATATCTCACCCTGGGTTCTTTCCTCGTGATCATCTTCATCCATACTTATTCCTGTTAGAGTTGAACTGTAAACGTCATATTTTTCAGTTCTCCCCACGTACCTTCCGCTTTTCTCTCCGAATTTATAATATCTCATGATACACCACCAGAAATACAATTCCTATGAATATAGATATTATTGCTGCTATAAGGGGTATGGCGGTATTAATTCCAGCCTGGCTGTATTCAGACTTACCCCTGAAGATCATTTTAGATATGTTGAAATTTATTGAAACAAATGCCAGGAAAAGTGAAAGTACTATTATGCTAAACTGTGCATAGAAATGTATGGAAAGAACAGAGTAAAGTATGAGAAACTCGCCGAAAAAGGTTCCGAAGGGCGGTGTTCCTGTTACGGCGAAGGAGGATAAGAGCATTGAAGCGGCACTTGCCCTGTTCCTGATTAATCCGCCAACACCCTCAATGGATTTTGTTCCGGACATCTCAAAAACATTTCCAGAAGAGTAAAAAGCTCCAGCCTTCCCGAAACTGTGTGATAGTAGAAGCAGAAGGGAACCGATCAGTCCTGCAACTGTGAATGTACTCAAACCTATGAGTGCTATATTCATATTTTCCATTGTTGAATAGGCAAACATTCTCTTGTAGTTTTTCTGGTAACCAAGGAATATAGCAGCAAAGAGCACTGAAATGGTACCTGCCCAGATGAATAGCTCCCTCATGGGAAATATCTCATAAATCCTGTAGAGTACGTACAATGCAACTGGCAGCAATACCCCTGAAAACATTGCACTCACAGGTGCAGGGGCCTCGCTATGGGCATCAGGAAGCCATGTATGCACAGGGAAAACACCCACCTTGGTGCCGAACCCAACCAGAGCAATTCCCACGGCCAGCCTTACTGCGAGGCTATCTGTAATCCCCTTTGATAGAATTGCTGTAACTGTAAGCGTTCCGAAGGCATAATATATCAATATAACAGATATAAAGGCAAATGTAACCCCTGCAGAAACTATAATTATATACCTCCATGTAGCCTCAAGGGAGATATCCGATTTTTCAGTAATTAAGAGCAGGGCTGATGAGATGGTTGTCGTTTCTATTCCAACCCACATGAAGCCATAATTATTTACCATCAGGGCAAATTCCATGGCAACATAGAAGAATCCCATGAGCATGTAATAAACATTTTCTGAAATCCCCCTGTGTCTTACATTATGGACATATTTTCTGGAATAGATCAGGGACATAAAATAAATGGAACTTACCATCAGAATGAATATATAAGTAATGCGGTCAATGAAAAAGAACCCCGAATCAGATAAATTGAAGTACAGTGGAATAAGCAGGAACATTTCCATAATAGCTGCTATTATGCTGGTAATCTTAATATTCTTATAAAATCCCATGGCAATTAATGGTATAATCAAGATAAGTATCTCGTAAATCATCCTCTCAACTCCTCCACAGGTTTATGTTCTGTCTTTTCAATGCTTATAATCGAAAAAATTACTACAAGTATCAGAACATCCAGAAACACACTGCTTTCTATTATAATAGGAACCGGAAGAATGAAGGTACCCATGAGTATCAGTGAATTTTCCTCCTCGATGTAGCCAAGTATCTGTGCAATGGTTCTCCTCCTAGAAGCAATAATAAATAGTCCCTGGAAGAACAATAGCAGTGGAAATAGAATGATATTGCTCTCCGGGAATATGCGAGAAACTATATGAATAAATGATATTGAGTACACTATAAATATGGAAATTACAATGAATGCAAGATCAACCAGAAGGTAGTAAGTTGTAGGAAGCCTGGATTCATATAAATAATTTTTATTTTTCGGTATCTTTGCCGCCAGGAAATATGTAACCAGTATGCTCCTCAACAGAATAACAAGCAATGCCAGTATGAAAAATGTATACTGTTTAAGCTCGAAACCCAAAAGTATTGCTATAATGGCAATGAGAAGCGACTGAAATGCCTGTGTCATGACCATAGATCTCAAATACTTGTTGCTCTGTATATAAAATCCTGTTATTACTATTAGTGCAGCAATTAAATATATCACTGTAAAAACTATGTTCATGCAATCACCTCTGAAAGTATGAGAAACAGTATTGAAAATGTGAACGCCACAGCAAGGTAGTCTATAACCTTGAACAGGCGTAATTTGGCCATGGAAGTATCCACTATTAGCACAATGATTATAAGGAAGAGCCATTTTGCAATCATTGTAAGGGCGTTAAGGAAGAATAATGGAAATGTGTTGAACATCCCCCATGGGATAAGGAATACATTAATTAATACAGATCCCAGAAGATAGACCTTTATGTATGATGACCATTTGTTTACTGCAAGAGCCTTCCCACTGTATTCATAATCTATGCCTGAGTCTATCATGCCCATTTCCTGGTTCCCCTCACTCTGTGTTGGCATCTTTCCGAATTCGTACATGAAGATCATGAAGAATGCAAATATTGCAAAGATGTGCACAAGGCTCAGGTTGGAGAGTGGGTGGCTGATAAGGTAATGGTTTGTTGTGTAGGGATTATTTGTACCTGTTATCAGTGCTACTGCAAAAAAAACTGTTATAAGTGTACCCTCACTGAAGAAGTTAAAAGACATAAGCCTTGATGCCCCCATAGCGGAGAAGTTACTTCCTGAATCCATTGTTCCTATTATTTTTATGAAAGCCGCAAGGGAAAACAGTATTGCACCGGCAAAAAAATCCCCGGAGGCAGTGAAAATTATTGGTTCTGTCATGAACACAGGAATAATCAGGGCAATGAGTGAGTATATGCCAAATGCCATATATGGCGCGTATAAAAATAATTTTGATGAACCCTCTGTGATTAATGTTTCCTTCTTAAATAGCTTGAATATATCATAATAGGGCTGAAATATGCTGGGGCCTTTCCGGGATTCAATATTTGCCTTTAGTTTTTCAAAAATTCCTATAAGAAGTGGTGAAAATAAAACAACGAACAGATACTGCGAAACCGTCTCCAGGATTAATTCTAACATTTTAATCACCAGTAGGCGTCATCAGCGCACTGCATTATGGAGACGTCATTCCTATACTGAATGGTTCAGGAATATTTAAATTTTGGTTTGTAAAATTGACAATTAAAAATGAAATGTGTCAAATTTTATACATAAAATGCAGTGAAAGTTAGCTGTTGCACACATTCAATGCATTTAATTTTCTTACAGTACTATCACAATGTGCGGAACCCTACTCAGAATAATTATATAGTAAAATCTACTTTACTTTTATGAAGTTTGCCGTACTTATTGGCTGGAATGGTTCTGTTATCCAGTCCTTTCTTAAAGCAGGCGAGGAAACAGGAAATGAAATAGAAATAAAATATCCCCGGCTTGATCCAGTAGATTCTGAATTTATTGATTTTATTAAGAAAGCCGATGCTGTATTTATACATCATTTTTCAGGCGAGAACATATACAGTAATATTCTTGAGGATATTGAATCCGTAATTAAAAATAAGAAGAATGTTATTGCCATAGACCCCATACTCAGCAGTTACTCTACTGTAAGCAAGTTTGTTGAGGAAAAGGTATCCAATTACTATTTCTATGGTGGCTATGAAAATATCAAAAACATGGTACTATTCATTGAAAGCCTGAATGATGGCTGTGCATACAAAGAGCCTGTTGAAATGCCTTTCTCCGGGGTTTATAATTATGGTGAAACTGGTTATCCCAGGAAGGCAGGCATACTATTCTACAGAACCGCATGGGTGGATAATGATACCGGCATTGTAAGGTCTATTATTGATGAATTAAATAGCAGGAAGATATCGGCAATTCCTGTGTTCACAAACGGATTCGGAGATAAATCTAGAAATATCGTGAGTGCAGAGGAATGCATACGGGAGTATTTTTATCGGGATGGAAAACCCGCAGTAGATGCGGTTATTAACCTGCTCTCATTTTCACTGATAAAAATGGAGGACAAGGCCACACTTATGGAACTCGGTGTACCCGTTTTCCAGGGGCTTATTTACTATTATAAGGAGAAAAACGAATGGCTTGATTCTTCTGGCCTGGATGTTGTTTCAACAATAATGAGTGCCATGCTGCCAGAAATGGACGGCACAATAGAGCCCGTCCTCGTAGGGCTTATTAAAAAGATTTATGACCATGGCACCGTATACAGGGAACTTGTGCCTGTTCAGGAGCAGGTAGGTTATATGGCCGGGAGAATCAGCAGATGGATTGACCTTAAATATAAAAATAACAGAGATAAAAAAATTGCAATAATACTTCATTCCGGATCCTCCTTCAAGGATCTTGAGGCCAATATCGGTACTGCAACAGGGCTGGATACACTAAATTCTGTTTCAAATATAATGCATCAGCTGAAATCCGCTGGATATTCCATTGAATATCTCCCGAAGGATGGAGAGTCACTGATAAAAACAATAATGGAGAGGAAGGCAATTCCAGAGGGAAAATGGACACCTGTTGAGGATATAATAAACAGGGGAGGTTCAGTTTACAGCATGCCTGTTGACCAGTACAGTAGATTTTTCGAAGGCCTTCCGGAGGACTCTAAGGAACAGATAATATCCAGATGGGGTAAACTCAATAATGAAAGGGATTACATGCTCAAGGATGGTAAAATAGAAATCCCGGGAATAATATCTGGCAATATATTTATTGGGATACAGCCGAAAAGAATTACCTTTGCAGATAATAACAACAGCATAAGGACCATACACGATTCCCTAACACCAATAACCCACTACTGGCTGGCATTTTATAAATGGATCCAGGAGATATTCATGGCAGATGCCATCATACATGTTGGCACCCACGGGACACTTGAGTTCACACCCGGGAAGGGCCTGGGGCTATCACCTTCCGATTTTCCCGAAATTTCCATAGGAGAAATCCCCAATCTATATCTTTATTCTACAAATGTGCCAGGGGAGGGCATAATTGCCAAGAGAAGAAGCTACGCTGTATTACTTGATTACATAACACCGCCCACGGCCTACGACGAAGTTCCTGAGGAAATAAAGGAGCTTGAGGACCTTATAGATGATTATGAAGAAACTGAGAAAGCTGAAAATAAACCAAGGGAGGGAATGATACTTGAAAAAATACAGAAAATTTCTGATAAAATTGGGCTATCAATAGATTTCAGGGATTCACATAAGGCAACTCATGAAATAGAGCATAGATTGAATCTTTTCAAGGATTCCGTGGTTACAAAGGGACTTTATGTGTATGGGAAGGACCTGGAAACTGCTGATATAAAAGATTATGTTATCACCGCAACCCGTTTTGACGAATCCCTGTATAAAGAGAACGGAAAGGAAAAAGCAGAGGCAATTATAGATAGATACCTGGAAAATGGTGGCCACCTGCCGGATCTTGAGTCCGGGATAATAGAGAAATTAAAATACTCCCCTGAAAATGAGCGGAATAATCTCCTATCAGCACTTGAAGGAAAATACATAGAGCCCGGAGTATCAGGTTCACTCACCAGGGGAAGATATGATGTGCTACCATCAGGAAGAAATTTTTATGCCGTTGATCCGTTTAAAATACCAAGCCATTCTGCCTGGCAGGTAGGCGTCGTGCTTGCAAATAAACTCATAGAAAACGAGTATAAAAAAGAAAATAAATTCCCAGAAACAATAGGTTTTGTCCTATGGTCAACGGACGCATACCGCTCAGATGGGGAACTTATCTCACAGATACTTTACACACTTGGGGTTGAGCCTGTGTGGCAGGAAGGGACTAAAAAGGTCAAGGATGTTAAGCCCATTCCTCTGGATATACTGAAGCGGCCAAGAATCGATGTGGTTGTAGAATCCAGCGGCATAGTCCGTGATAACCTTTTCAATATAATAGAATTAATAGATATAGCAGTTAAGAAAGTATCTGAACTGGATGAGGATGGGGACAGCAATTTCATTATAAAGCATCACAGAAAATACGGGCACCTTGACAGGATATTTTCTTCAAAACCCGGGTCATATGGTTCCGGTGTAAATAACGCTGTTGAATCATCAAAATGGGAAAACGAAGGAGATTTAGCTGAAGTGTTCACCGAATGGATGGGATATTCTTACGGCAAAAACAACTTCGGAAAGGAATCCAGGGAACAGCTTCTTTCTATATCAAGGGATATCGAAACCATTATACATAAGCGGGAAATAGATGAAATTGATATAAACGATGATTCCTGTAATTATTCCTATGCAGGAGGATTTTATCTGATGGCAAAAAAGAGTGGATCAAATCCGTCACTGATGTTTGAAGATACATTTAATCCAAATAAACCAAAAATAAGAACCATGAAGGAGGAAATAGAAAGAACCGCCATCGGAAAGCTGTTAAATGAAAAGTGGATCGATGCCCAGAAAAACTTTGGATATCGTGGAGCAACTGAAATGTTAAAAAAAATAGAGCATCTCTATGGTTGGGGAGCCACAACCGGAATGGTCAATGATAATATTTTCAACAATATAGCTGAAAAATTCATAATGGATAAAAATATGAGGGAATGGTTCAAAAAGGAGAATCCATGGGCTCTTTCAGAGATAACATCACGGATGATAGAGGCATATAAAAGGGAGATCTGGCATGCCAGCGATGAAATGAAGGAGAAACTGGAAG of the Ferroplasma sp. genome contains:
- a CDS encoding respiratory chain complex I subunit 1 family protein, with product MLELILETVSQYLFVVLFSPLLIGIFEKLKANIESRKGPSIFQPYYDIFKLFKKETLITEGSSKLFLYAPYMAFGIYSLIALIIPVFMTEPIIFTASGDFFAGAILFSLAAFIKIIGTMDSGSNFSAMGASRLMSFNFFSEGTLITVFFAVALITGTNNPYTTNHYLISHPLSNLSLVHIFAIFAFFMIFMYEFGKMPTQSEGNQEMGMIDSGIDYEYSGKALAVNKWSSYIKVYLLGSVLINVFLIPWGMFNTFPLFFLNALTMIAKWLFLIIIVLIVDTSMAKLRLFKVIDYLAVAFTFSILFLILSEVIA
- a CDS encoding proton-conducting transporter membrane subunit, whose product is MIYEILILIIPLIAMGFYKNIKITSIIAAIMEMFLLIPLYFNLSDSGFFFIDRITYIFILMVSSIYFMSLIYSRKYVHNVRHRGISENVYYMLMGFFYVAMEFALMVNNYGFMWVGIETTTISSALLLITEKSDISLEATWRYIIIVSAGVTFAFISVILIYYAFGTLTVTAILSKGITDSLAVRLAVGIALVGFGTKVGVFPVHTWLPDAHSEAPAPVSAMFSGVLLPVALYVLYRIYEIFPMRELFIWAGTISVLFAAIFLGYQKNYKRMFAYSTMENMNIALIGLSTFTVAGLIGSLLLLLSHSFGKAGAFYSSGNVFEMSGTKSIEGVGGLIRNRASAASMLLSSFAVTGTPPFGTFFGEFLILYSVLSIHFYAQFSIIVLSLFLAFVSINFNISKMIFRGKSEYSQAGINTAIPLIAAIISIFIGIVFLVVYHEIL
- a CDS encoding Ni,Fe-hydrogenase III large subunit, translated to MRYYKFGEKSGRYVGRTEKYDVYSSTLTGISMDEDDHEERTQGEIYFNYGPSAGGLRESVNFSILTPGESIRDVIINSEFKRRNISIIGDNISDSLLKVERINGFHSASHSIAYTLAVEDALNMDNSDLNNARIVEIELERIRSNIDVIKGLCESAGFVVPEKQLLLLREEVARIISRAFGHRYYFSVNGINSIDGDFSRIVLNSVEKQFRSIYDGLLSSKIFLDRLQENGVVSDPVSTGPAARAANYRYDARLDSRSLDYGKYNTVMESAGDTFSRFLVRAGEIFESINIIESYDIKKTYRRNKMELNGYGEGTARIESPAGDLFYYVKIDGGRIMDIQMSSPSYLNMRNFRYALKNGNIFTDFFFVWESFGIWISELEVRFH
- a CDS encoding cobaltochelatase subunit CobN, whose product is MKFAVLIGWNGSVIQSFLKAGEETGNEIEIKYPRLDPVDSEFIDFIKKADAVFIHHFSGENIYSNILEDIESVIKNKKNVIAIDPILSSYSTVSKFVEEKVSNYYFYGGYENIKNMVLFIESLNDGCAYKEPVEMPFSGVYNYGETGYPRKAGILFYRTAWVDNDTGIVRSIIDELNSRKISAIPVFTNGFGDKSRNIVSAEECIREYFYRDGKPAVDAVINLLSFSLIKMEDKATLMELGVPVFQGLIYYYKEKNEWLDSSGLDVVSTIMSAMLPEMDGTIEPVLVGLIKKIYDHGTVYRELVPVQEQVGYMAGRISRWIDLKYKNNRDKKIAIILHSGSSFKDLEANIGTATGLDTLNSVSNIMHQLKSAGYSIEYLPKDGESLIKTIMERKAIPEGKWTPVEDIINRGGSVYSMPVDQYSRFFEGLPEDSKEQIISRWGKLNNERDYMLKDGKIEIPGIISGNIFIGIQPKRITFADNNNSIRTIHDSLTPITHYWLAFYKWIQEIFMADAIIHVGTHGTLEFTPGKGLGLSPSDFPEISIGEIPNLYLYSTNVPGEGIIAKRRSYAVLLDYITPPTAYDEVPEEIKELEDLIDDYEETEKAENKPREGMILEKIQKISDKIGLSIDFRDSHKATHEIEHRLNLFKDSVVTKGLYVYGKDLETADIKDYVITATRFDESLYKENGKEKAEAIIDRYLENGGHLPDLESGIIEKLKYSPENERNNLLSALEGKYIEPGVSGSLTRGRYDVLPSGRNFYAVDPFKIPSHSAWQVGVVLANKLIENEYKKENKFPETIGFVLWSTDAYRSDGELISQILYTLGVEPVWQEGTKKVKDVKPIPLDILKRPRIDVVVESSGIVRDNLFNIIELIDIAVKKVSELDEDGDSNFIIKHHRKYGHLDRIFSSKPGSYGSGVNNAVESSKWENEGDLAEVFTEWMGYSYGKNNFGKESREQLLSISRDIETIIHKREIDEIDINDDSCNYSYAGGFYLMAKKSGSNPSLMFEDTFNPNKPKIRTMKEEIERTAIGKLLNEKWIDAQKNFGYRGATEMLKKIEHLYGWGATTGMVNDNIFNNIAEKFIMDKNMREWFKKENPWALSEITSRMIEAYKREIWHASDEMKEKLEEEYMEIEGENE